The window CTCGAAGTAGTACATCAACACGACCAGTCGATATTCCTCCGGCAACGCGTCGAGGGCTCGTTGCAGCAACTCGCTGTCGATCGCTGTCGGCGCCGCGGCCTCTTCCGGCAATTCATCCCAGCGTAACTCGCCGCTGGCGACGTTGGGCTGGTTCTGCCGCCGGGCCGCGAGAAAACAGTTGCGCACGATGGTGAACAGCCAACCCCGCGCCGCATCCATCCCGCGCAGCTGGTCGAGCTTGCGCTGGGCCGCCAGGAATGCTTGCTGGGTCAGGTCTTCGGCGTCGGCCGCAGTTCCGCTGAGCCGATAGGCGTAGCGGTACACCGCCGCGTAATGCTCCGCGACCAGGGCCGACAAATCCTTCGTAACCGTTTCGTCCACGAACCCGCCGCCTCGGTTCAAAAAGTAAGAAACAATCCAGGACCGATTTATTCCCTAAATGTCTTCGTTCTACGCCCGAACTGCTTTATCCGCCCAATTCCGCGGGCGGCCGCGAATGCCCAGGATTCTACGCAAGTTAAAGCGGTATTTGAAGATACGGCGTCGCCTGCCGGATAGAATTTGCGACTTGCCAGGAAAAACCTATGAATTCATACCGAATACCGGGGAATAAACCAGCCTTGCCCGGTATCTCTAGCTACCAGTGGCCGACGCGGGGGGTACCCGCGGCAAGTACGGACATGGAATTGCCCAGAACTTAATGCAGAAGGTGCGAATCATGAAGAAGCTCGGATTCTTGGCGTTGTTGTTGAGCGTGACGGTGTACAGCGTCGGTTGTGGCGGCAGTGGCACGACCACGACCACCCCGGCGCCCGTCGTCGAGCCAGCCCCGGCCGCCGATGCGACGGAACCGGCCGCCGACGCTGGCGCCGAAGCCGACCACACTCACGCCGATGGCGACACGCACACCGAAGGCGAAACCAAGTAAGCTGCCGCGATCGTCTCGCACGATCGCGATTGAGAATGGCCAGGGGCCGTACGGAAAAACCGTGCGGCCCCGACTTTTTTCAGGCTTGGTCTTCACGCGCAAATTCAAACCACGCTCGGCGCCAAGTCGCCCAGTTCAACATCGCTCCTTCGCGCGGTAATTGCACTACGATTCCGTGTGAGCTGGGATTGAGCGCTTTCGCCAGTCGGTCGATGTCTTCGCCGGCGCAGCTCCCTTTCAGTTCGACATAAGCGAGTCGCTCCGCGCGGTCGCACAACACGCCCTCCACCTGGCGATCACGCGCGGGATGCCACACCCAAGCGCCGTCCCCCTCGCAGAACATGCCGGGCAGCAATTCCAGCGCCGCGACGGCCTGCTCGAAACTGATCTCCCACGGCAGGTACAGATCGGCGTTCGCCACACTTAATGTTGGCAAACTTCCCAACGGTCCTGACCAGGTCGGACCTTCGCCGACGACCGTGGGCGCTCGATGCCAAACGACGAGAAAGCTCATGACACGAGTCTATCG of the Planctomycetia bacterium genome contains:
- a CDS encoding sigma-70 family RNA polymerase sigma factor encodes the protein MDETVTKDLSALVAEHYAAVYRYAYRLSGTAADAEDLTQQAFLAAQRKLDQLRGMDAARGWLFTIVRNCFLAARRQNQPNVASGELRWDELPEEAAAPTAIDSELLQRALDALPEEYRLVVLMYYFEDSSYREIAETLEIPVGTVMSRLSRAKACLRAGLWGPRLKELLVVKH